The DNA region GTTCACATATAACATTGGAGCGGGCATTCAAAACGGAGAGCATGCTATATTTCTTTCAATACATGCTTTTCCAGCACGCTATATTCCATCAACAAATGAACTGGAGTATGTAAATGAAATGAGTATTAAGATAAATTACATTCCTCCTGAAAAGCCGATGCTTAACAATGATGTTTATGATTTGCTCATTGTATCGCCATCTGAGTTCAGCGATACTCTGCAGCCATTGGTAGAGCATAAGGAAAGCTATGGTGTTAGGACATTGCTCGTGACACTGGACGAAATATATGACGGCAACTACTTCCCGGTTCAGGGAAGAGACGGTGCAGAGAAAATAAAATACTTCATCAAGGACAGCATTGAGGAGTGGGGTATAAAGTATGTAATGCTATTTGGCGGAAAGACATCATATATAACGGGAAACTGGGGATATGACGGTCCGACAAAAGTGGATGATAGTCTATGGCACGTTCCTGTAAGATATGCGGCTCTGGATGATCAGGCGGAGAAAGGATACCTAAGCGACCTTTATTTTGCAGACATATATGACGCAGATGGAAATTTCAGCACATGGGATAAAAATGGAGATGGAATATATGCAGCATGGTCATTCAGATATGGAAAAGATCCAATTGATGGTTATCCAGATGTTTACGTAGGCAGGCTTGCATGCAGAAGCGTAAAGGAAGCGCAGACAGTTGTAAACAAAATCATCACGTATGAGAGCACACCCGCAGATCCTTCATGGTTTAATAAAATGCTTCTGATTGGAGGAGATACATTCAATTCAAATGACGGCATATATGAAGGAGAATATTCAACACAACATTTGTTCAGCTTCATGCCATCTCAGTTCCAGGCTACGTCGCTATTTGCATCTGATGGCACCCTCTCCTTTGGAGGAGGAGAAAGCAGTATTGCAGCCAAACTTTCATGGATGAACGTTATACCTACCTTCAGTGAAGGTTTCGGTTTTGTTGCATTTGACGGCCATGGAAGTCCAACGGCGTGGGCGACTCATTTTCCAGACAAAGCTTCTCACGATGATCCATGGCTCAATGGTTTGATGACATATAATATGGATTTGCTCAGCAATGGGGAAAAGTTGCCAATCGTGAGTGTTGGTGGCTGCCATAACAGCGAGTTCAACATCAGCCTCTTGGATTTTTCAAAGAATGAATGGACATATCAGCCTACATACGAATGCTGGAGCTGGCATCTTGTGAAGATGGCTAGAGGGGGCTCTATTGCAACTCTTGGATACGCGGGACTGGGATACGGTGCAACAGGAGACGGTGATAAAGATGGTATACCCGACTGTGTGCAGTACAGCGGCGGATATATCGAGGCAAAATTCTTTGAGGCGTATGGTCAGTACGGGAAGGATATGCTTGGGGAGGCTTGGGGTCAGTCAGTAACAAAATACATTGATGCATTTCCGCCGATGGACGATAGAATAGACTGCAAGACTATAGAGGAGTGGTGCTTACTCGGAGATCCATCTCTAAAAATAGGGGGCTATTCATAATCCATACCCCATCTCTTTCTCTACAATTTTTAAACACTTTTCTTTTAATTTCTCTTTGCTTTCCGTTGCATCCAGTTTTATGAATCTGTCCTCATTTTCAGCAATTTCGATATAATTTTTTTGTACCTTATCCAAAAAAGATATTTTTTCGAAAGGAGATAGCTTTCTATCCCCTATCCTTTTTATCGCAACCGATGGATCCAAAATAAAAAGAAATGTTATATCTGGTTTTATGTAAAATGGGGAAAGCATTTTTTTAAGCCATTCCATCGGCGTATCAATACTTGAAAGATTTACGGACTGGTAGGCAATAGTGGAATCAGCATACCTGTCACATATAACTACTTTTCCCTCATCCATCCATTTTTTTATTTTCTTTACATGCTCGTTTCTATCCGCCGTAAATAGAAGAGCGATGGTTACATCATCTTTTTTTTCATTTATTGCCCTTACAACAGCCTTTCCTGTCCATTTATCGGTTGGCTCTTTTGTCCATACCGCATGCCATTTCTTTCTTACCTCTTCATATACCATTTTGGAAATGGTGGTCTTTCCCGAGCCGTCTATCCCCTCAAAAGTAAAAAATTTCCCTCTCATCATAAGATGAATGTATTTGTCATAATTAAATTTGTTCTTGAACGAAGCCCATAACTAATATATACACAAAATGCATATTCCCTCCAAATGAGGTATCTAAAGCTGGGCAGTCCTAACATTAATACATTTTTAGAGAGGCTTTCAAATTATGGCGAGCTTTATGCTCCAACAAAAATATCTGAAAAATTTTATAATTTTGGAAAAATAGATGATGTTGGCGATGTTGACTTTCATTACAATAGAGTTATAACGCCTGCAAAAAAATATTTCATTCCGCCAAAGCACGACATGTTCGAATTTGATATGGAGAAAAGCGAATATGCCGAGAAAATAGAGGATGTAAAGCCGTTTGTTTTATTTGGGCTGCATGCATGCAGCATCGTCGCCCTCCGTATTCTCGATAGGGTTTATTTGGATGAATATCCTGACAAATATTACAAAGTAAGGCGCGAGGCCGGAATAATTATAGGAATAAGCTGCCTTCCTGACGAATACTGCTTCTGCAACCTCCGCCGCACTGATTTTGTTGATGTGGGCTTTGACCTTTTCATGCATGAACTGCCGGATGGCTATTTAATACGGGTTGGAAGCGAACGGGGCCATAAAATAGTGGATGAGAATCTGGATTTATTTGTCGACGTAAACGACGGTGATATAGAAAATTTCAAGAAATTTGAGAAAAAAAGACATGAAATGTTCAAATATCGTGGAAGCTTCGATAATCTCCGTTATATGCTCGAACTTACAGAAAACAGCCCGCTATGGGAAGAAGAAAGCGAGAAATGCCTGGGCTGTGGAAACTGCACCATGACATGCCCGACGTGTAGATGCTACGACGTTCAGGACATACCGGACATTGATGGGAAACATGGAAAAAGGATACGTTTCTGGGACTCCTGTCAGTTCAGAAGCCACGGGCTGGTGGCTGGTGGACATAACTTCAGGGAGACAAAAAAAGATAGATTTATTAACAGGTATGTGTGTAAAAATGCATACTTTTATCCTCTTGGGACTGCATACTGCGTCGGCTGTGGAAACTGCGCGTATTTCTGTCCCGCGGGTATTGATTTCCTAAAAAATTTGATGGAAATAAGAGGTATTCCAGAGGAGGAAGTACATGGATGATAATGTATACGGCCTCTATAAATGCCGTGTGCTGCGAGTTTATGACCTAACTGATGAGGAGAAGCTGTTTCTGTTAAGATTTGAGGATTCCGAAATAGCCGAATCATGGACATTCACGCCGGGCCAGTTCGTTCAGGTTGCCCTGCCGGGTATAGGCGAGGTTCCCATATCGATATGCTCTTCTCCCATGCATCGGGGCTTTTTTGAGATGTGCATAAAAAAAGTTGGAAAGGTTACCGAAATGATACACAAACTGCAGCCTGGGGATTTCATGGGTGTAAGAGGGCCGTACGGCAATGGATTCCCAATGGGCGAGTTCGAAGAATCCGATATTTTGCTTGTTGCGGCAGGAATTGGAATGGTTCCTTTGCGCTCCGTATTCATGTATGCCCTAGACAACCGCTGGAAGTTCGGAAATATCACCGTTATAAACAGTGCCCGTTATGGAAATAAGTTGCTATTCCAAAAGGAATTGGAAGCCATGAGGGACATCGCTGAAGCAGAGAATATATGCATCATCCAGACAGTGACTCGCGATCCCGAGTGGCAGGGAAGGGTGGGAAGAGCACAGGAACACATAAAAGATGTCAATACTGACCCAAAAAACTCGTATGTTGTTGTTTGCGGTACGCCGACATGTTACCGCGGCATATTCGATAAATTAATTGAAGCGGGATATAACCCAAAAAAGATATACGTTACGCTTGAAAGAAGAATGAAATGCGGCGTGGGAAAATGCGGGCACTGCATAGCAGGCTCATCGACTTTCCTCAAATACATATGTATAGATGGCCCGGTTTTCGGGTATTATGACATAATCTCTACCCAGGGTTTGATATAGTGATAAAATGAAAATAGGAATACATGGTTTGACCTCGTGCTATGGATGCCAGTTGAGCATGGCAGTTGTAGAGAGAATACTGGATGTCGTTAACACATTCGATCTGAAGTATTTTTATATGCTGTCTAGTGGAGGAAAAATAGAGCATGTAGATATCGCTTTCGTTGAAGGCAGCGTCAGCACGGAGAAAGATGAGGAAGAACTCAAAAAAATAAGAGAAAATGCAGATGTGCTCATTGCCATCGGCTCATGTGCAATTCACGGGGGGGTGCAGGGCATACTTTGTGATGAAGGAGTTGATTACAATGAAGCATTCAAAATGGTTTATGGCGATAAAAAAATTGATTACAATGGGAGAATAGCCCAACCCCTCGATAAATTCGTCAAGGTGGATTACAGCCTCCCCGGCTGCCCTCCCGAGGAAGACGATATCATGTATTATCTGGCAACATTTGCAATAGGCAGCTGGCCCGAGGAGAAGGATTATCCTGTTTGTGCGGAGTGCAGGAGAGCAGGCAATCCGTGCATTTTGATAGAAAAAGGCGAGCCATGTCTCGGTCCCGTTACTGTAGCGGGATGTGATGCCCGCTGTATTGGATACGGCATTCCATGCATTGGATGCAGGGGGCCAGTACCTCAGGGAACGGCATGGTTTGATTCCCTTGCCAGAACTTTTAAGGAAAAGGGAATGGATAAGGAATACGTGAGAAAGAGGATGGCGATATTCGCCGCCCAGTATGGTAAGCTGGATGAGATGCTTGATAAAGTCTATGGGGATTAAATGAAAATAACAAAAGAAATTCGGATCGATCATCTTGCCCGCATCGAGGGAAAAGCGGGCATAGAAGTGGAAATGGGGGATGAAGGCGTAGATGTAAAATTAAATGTTACAGAGGGGCCAAGATTTTTTGAGGTCATAACGAGAAATAAGAATTACAATGATGCCGTTGCGATATTTCCAAGAATATGCTCTTTCTGTTGCACCCCTCACAAACTGACACCAATAGAAGCAGTTGAACAGGCTTTGAACATCCAGCCATCGGAGCAGACGAAAAAGTTGAGAGATCTGCTTTACATTGGGAACATTATAGAGAGTCATGCCCTTCATTTGTACCTGCTCGTCATTCCCGATTATCTCGGCTATCCAGATGCTTTTA from Candidatus Thermoplasmatota archaeon includes:
- a CDS encoding FAD-binding oxidoreductase — translated: MDDNVYGLYKCRVLRVYDLTDEEKLFLLRFEDSEIAESWTFTPGQFVQVALPGIGEVPISICSSPMHRGFFEMCIKKVGKVTEMIHKLQPGDFMGVRGPYGNGFPMGEFEESDILLVAAGIGMVPLRSVFMYALDNRWKFGNITVINSARYGNKLLFQKELEAMRDIAEAENICIIQTVTRDPEWQGRVGRAQEHIKDVNTDPKNSYVVVCGTPTCYRGIFDKLIEAGYNPKKIYVTLERRMKCGVGKCGHCIAGSSTFLKYICIDGPVFGYYDIISTQGLI
- the tmk gene encoding dTMP kinase, with amino-acid sequence MMRGKFFTFEGIDGSGKTTISKMVYEEVRKKWHAVWTKEPTDKWTGKAVVRAINEKKDDVTIALLFTADRNEHVKKIKKWMDEGKVVICDRYADSTIAYQSVNLSSIDTPMEWLKKMLSPFYIKPDITFLFILDPSVAIKRIGDRKLSPFEKISFLDKVQKNYIEIAENEDRFIKLDATESKEKLKEKCLKIVEKEMGYGL
- a CDS encoding C25 family cysteine peptidase gives rise to the protein FTYNIGAGIQNGEHAIFLSIHAFPARYIPSTNELEYVNEMSIKINYIPPEKPMLNNDVYDLLIVSPSEFSDTLQPLVEHKESYGVRTLLVTLDEIYDGNYFPVQGRDGAEKIKYFIKDSIEEWGIKYVMLFGGKTSYITGNWGYDGPTKVDDSLWHVPVRYAALDDQAEKGYLSDLYFADIYDADGNFSTWDKNGDGIYAAWSFRYGKDPIDGYPDVYVGRLACRSVKEAQTVVNKIITYESTPADPSWFNKMLLIGGDTFNSNDGIYEGEYSTQHLFSFMPSQFQATSLFASDGTLSFGGGESSIAAKLSWMNVIPTFSEGFGFVAFDGHGSPTAWATHFPDKASHDDPWLNGLMTYNMDLLSNGEKLPIVSVGGCHNSEFNISLLDFSKNEWTYQPTYECWSWHLVKMARGGSIATLGYAGLGYGATGDGDKDGIPDCVQYSGGYIEAKFFEAYGQYGKDMLGEAWGQSVTKYIDAFPPMDDRIDCKTIEEWCLLGDPSLKIGGYS
- a CDS encoding sulfhydrogenase 1 subunit delta; this translates as MKIGIHGLTSCYGCQLSMAVVERILDVVNTFDLKYFYMLSSGGKIEHVDIAFVEGSVSTEKDEEELKKIRENADVLIAIGSCAIHGGVQGILCDEGVDYNEAFKMVYGDKKIDYNGRIAQPLDKFVKVDYSLPGCPPEEDDIMYYLATFAIGSWPEEKDYPVCAECRRAGNPCILIEKGEPCLGPVTVAGCDARCIGYGIPCIGCRGPVPQGTAWFDSLARTFKEKGMDKEYVRKRMAIFAAQYGKLDEMLDKVYGD